The Hypanus sabinus isolate sHypSab1 chromosome 24, sHypSab1.hap1, whole genome shotgun sequence genome contains the following window.
ctgcattcccatttagacttcttccctgcaaatcttggtgctgtcagtgacgagcacggtgaaaggtttcaccagaacACTGCAGTCAAGATGAAATGGTATCaggacaactggaatccatcaacgcTGGCTGAGTACTGTTGGACACTTAAGGGGGAAGCCTCAGACGCAGAGTACCAAAAAAATgacttttagcttagttgaactgttgcaaagcatcagcactgttatggaattaaatgcattatattcaataaaagttaatttcttgtttctccaaattcctatgtgataccaGTAGtcagaaattatatttgtgtccaGCTTTACATGgtgtatcataaacaaaaaaaattctgaggaagcaacatttGCGAAAAAAAGTGTTGTCCAGCGTGACAtgtccttcctggtggttgatgGGAGCTGCTGGACCAGCCTATATGGGTTTGTAAATGGTATGTAGTGCACTCATCCTGGGCTGCGTATAAAGGGAATGACCACTTAGGGGATGGATGAGATACAAATTGGTGTTTTTTACCTTTATATGTCAAACCTGGGTATACTCTCAATCGCACAtgaatttattacttacattTTTACGGCTCACAATGGCTTGTTGTAGCCACAAGAGTTCCATTGCAAGGCTACTTCTGTAGTTCTGAAGTTCCTGGAATGACGTAGGCATCTCTTTCCTTTGCAATTTACAAAGAGGTCCTGCAGATTCAAATGACAACATTCCTCAGCATGTAGTGTTATAGAACCTGTCACTTACACCTCACACCAGTCACTTTCAATGGGACTTAAAAGGAAAGTCTGGCTAGTATAAGAAGTTTGGTATCATTTTAAAATATGTTTTCATTTTTGTAAGAATCTGATAAGGCATAGAACTGCTTTACAGCAGAATACATCCTTGGGACATTTAAGCAGTTCCCAAAAGGAATGCATAAAAATAGATAGGTGGAGAAGAATGGAAGCATTTGTTCCATCTGTGCAAAGAACTTTTTTGTTTTCTCTTCTTGCCACCTAAACAGAATACTTTCCTCATTAACCTTAGAACTCGAAATcatcattcccaaaccaaaaaccTATTCCAAAATACTGTAACATTGGTGCAAAACAATTAATATTTCAAAACATTTTATAGCTATTAAGAGTAAAAACAATTGAATTTATAAAATATAGGAgcttaattaggccattcagtccattgagcctGCACCAGCTTTCAATTGTGGCTGATTTTATTTTTCTACCCCAAACACGACCTTCTTCCAGTAACTCTTAACCCCTttaccaattaagaacctataGGGAcgaggtagtttaaatggtttggcacggactaggtgtactgatgggcctgtttctgtgctgtatttttctatgacaatctctgtcataaatacacctaatgacatGACTTTGACAGACCTTTGTGGTatccaattccacagattcaccacccactggctgaaGAATTACCACCTCATCTCAATTTCAAAGGGATTCCCTTTATTGTGAGCCTCATCGTTATGTACCATTGAGTGAATCTCGCACTTTACCTATAAAGTTGCCTTTGGATATATTCTCCAGTACTGCACGATTGCATGCTGACATTACAGTGGAGGAATTATCAGAGCCCTTCCTTTCATCCCCACTTGCACAGAATGTTTGCTCTGTCTCTGAAAATGGAACCGTACTTTCGATATGTGGTACGTGTTCATGTGAACTGGTATCTACGTTCAGAGTGTTAGGAGCATCCAGCTGCCTGGGAGTACTTTGCCTGCTGGAGGGGTTTGTGCTTTCACAGGAATCCTTTACTGGTTCATCATTCTCAAGTAGTGGATGGTCAGTGCTTTCTTCCGCTTTGGGGCAAAATGTTTCAGATGTTTTACTTTGAAGTATATTGTGGACACCTTCTGTTCCTGAAACCTGGGGAAGATGAAAACAAATTCTCAGACAGCTGTTGTAGAAAAGtaaataaaatgttggaggaattcaacaggtcaggcagcatctatggagagacatCTGCAGTTTATGTCAGCACATAAAGCTTGAAAATTGCTTTTCCTTCAAGTAAGGATTTTGAGTAAAATATTTTCCCTCATCTcatttcctggactgtttcaataactctgcagtttgatgttttatattctgtgtttttcacttgttttttgccatttgcgcaatttgtttttttttgtacgtTGGGTGTTTGTTTTCAAACTTGATCTCGTGTCAGTCCATTCCACCAGCTTCTTTCTAAACTGCTACACTCTACCACTGGCAACCCAcacaaaaaactggaggaactcagtagatcagggaGCTTCGATGGAGAGCAAtaatcagttgatgttttggtccaaggcccttcatcaggactggaaaggaaggaggcataaGCTAgaacaggggctcccaaccttttttaggtCATGGACCTCCTGCCATTAACCGAGTGgtacatggaccccaggttgggaaccgctgAAATAAGGAAGTAGGGgtaggggaggagtacaagcaaattagtgataggtgagaccaggtgagtgggtgggggaagtggggagtgaagtaagaaactggaagATGATTGGTGGAAGAGTTAGAAGaatcctgatgaaaagtctttgacccaaaactgtttattctcctccatggatgctgcctgacttgctgagtttctccagtattttgtgttcagACCTGGTCACTGGGTACAGGAAGGTTATGACGATGTTTGCCAGGGTATagaaaagatttatgagaatAGTTCCTGGGTTGAGGGACTACATTTACCACAACAGACTGAAGAGCCCCACACTCTTGACTTCAGAGAGAAAGCAGGCAGGATATTTTCAAGGACCACTGTGCATATCTACATGCAGCATTCTGGATGTACCAGACAGAATGGGGGAAGGACAGTGCAAGGTTTGTGAGGTGTTGCAACCAATACATTAACTGGAAATCCATTTATACAACTAGAGTGGAGATTGATTTGGCTATACGAAAACACTGTCTGTAAAGCACCGACTACTGGATAAAATAAGCGTTGGTGCATCTGCTGGGTAGGAACAAACCCTGGCAGAATGGTGGACTGCAAAGAGGATAGTGATAGATTACAAACACAAAACgattctgcaggtgttggaaatcttgaATAAATTGGAAAGGGAACAAGTCTTATTAAAAAACTACATCAAGACAATGAT
Protein-coding sequences here:
- the iqcc gene encoding IQ domain-containing protein C, translated to MSITSASRRRLVYSTMRHFLRSFKMAAAELRGVCTIQAHVRGYLVRKKFRSLRQDYECIVREIEGVTDMLEWDGKELPRPRFRNQVSGTEGVHNILQSKTSETFCPKAEESTDHPLLENDEPVKDSCESTNPSSRQSTPRQLDAPNTLNVDTSSHEHVPHIESTVPFSETEQTFCASGDERKGSDNSSTVMSACNRAVLENISKGNFIGPLCKLQRKEMPTSFQELQNYRSSLAMELLWLQQAIVSRKNYLILKQKLGAPELATASEL